AAGGCCCGGCCGCCGATGACTTCGGACAGATTTCTGTTCATAACCGTGTGTTTTTTCATCCCGAAGAGGCTTTCCATGACGCGGTTCCAGCCGATGACCAGGCCCTTGTCATCGATCACGGTGACGCCCACGGTCAGGCTTTCGATGATGTTTTCGCTGTAATCCTTGAGCCTCTGCATTTCCCGGGCGCGGATGCTTTCCCGGTTGTAGAGGTAGGCGTTTTCCAGGGCCAGAGCCACCGAGGCGGAAATGGTGGCCAACAATTCCCAATCTTCGCTCGTCAGATAGGTTCCGTCGATCTTCCGGCCCATGCCCAGGAGGCCGATGATTTTGTCTTCGACTTTGAGGGGAAGAATATGAAAATAGCCGTGGGCCGCACAGGCTTCGAGATCGGGTTTCAGCTCCTGATAGTCCTGAAGGGCATAATAGGAGACAAAATCCCCCTCCTGGAGACGGGTCTGCATGGCATCTCCGATCCGGAGTTCTCCGGAGGGCGTCAGACGGTCTCCGTGGGATTTCAGCACCGAAAAGACATGGGGATCTTCCTCATCGGCCAGAAGGAGGGAAATCGTCCTCAGCGAAAGGGCGTTGGCGATCGAATCGAGAAGGGATTGCGACAAGTCCTGCAGATCTCTTTCCCGGCCGATTTCCTTGCTGATATGGAAGAGGGTTTTTCGGTATTCATAGCTCCGCCTGTAAATGACTCTGTCGAACAGGGCCTGAAAGAGTTTTTTCAGCGGGGTGAAAAGAGTCGATCCCAGGAGAATGGCCAGAATGCCGAGAATGATGACGTTGAGCCTGTTTTCGGAAAAAATGCGGGTCTGCGAACTGACGAAATAATAGAAGGTGGCGATGACGAAAAAGGTCATGACAAGGGTGGCCGCCTTCTTGATCAAGACCTCGAGATCGATGAGTTTATAGCGGGAAATGGAATAAGCGAAGGCCAGGGGGACAAGGGCCATCAGGAGAACGGTCAGTTCGGAAACGCTGGAGGGGGTTCGTCCGGCCAGGAAAGGCGTGACATAGAAGATCGAGAAGGGGAGGATGCCGAACCCGAGACCCGAGACGATGAATCGAAGCTGTTTCCGGATCAGCACGTTGGAGGCGCGGTGAGCGCTGTGCAAAACGGCCGAAGCGGCGGCCAGGGCGAACAGCGAAAAATGCAGAAGCCCCAGTCTTTCCAGAACGTCGTGGATGCGGAGAATTCCCGCGTCCTCGAGAAGGGTCGGACCGATCACGTGATAGACGATGCGGGACAGGAGAAAAACGACGGCGGGCGCATAAACCGAAAGAATGATTTGCGGCCGATGCCGGATGAGCTTTTTTCTCTGGGGAAAAATGAGGAAAAAATGGAGGAGCAGGGGGGGGAAAAGCAGGAAAGCGGCCTTATCCAGCCAGTAAAAAACCGTGTCGAGTCCGTCCAGCGATCCTGTTGGCGAAAACACCGCCAGGGAATAAAAAAGGATCGACAGGAGATAAAAATAGACATAGGGGGGGCTGAGTTTATCCCGGGAATTGATGAACACGATCAGGCTGATGAGAACCGTCGTCAAGCCCACAAGGGCCAGATAGAAATACACCGGATTCGGGCCGGATTTTTTCAGATAAAACGACGGATGGATCAGCAGACCGTCACGGTTGATCTCATAGATGACCATCTGGTCGAGGTGGGCGGCGAGCCAGATGTTTTTGGCGATATCGATCCGCGTGCCGACGGGATTCTTGTTGATGGAATACAGGATATCGCCTTTTCGGATGCCTGCCCTCAAATAAGCTTCGCTTCCCGTGTCGACGCGGGTGGCCGTCAGTCCTCCGGGGCGCATTTCCCAGGTGATGCCGTCCGTGGGTTCCTTCCAAACGGCTTTGCGCTGGACGTTGAACCCCCCCAGAACGAGAAGAACGGCGATGGGGACGGCCGCGAGAACCATGGCCTTTTT
The DNA window shown above is from Acidobacteriota bacterium and carries:
- a CDS encoding ATP-binding protein, with translation MVLAAVPIAVLLVLGGFNVQRKAVWKEPTDGITWEMRPGGLTATRVDTGSEAYLRAGIRKGDILYSINKNPVGTRIDIAKNIWLAAHLDQMVIYEINRDGLLIHPSFYLKKSGPNPVYFYLALVGLTTVLISLIVFINSRDKLSPPYVYFYLLSILFYSLAVFSPTGSLDGLDTVFYWLDKAAFLLFPPLLLHFFLIFPQRKKLIRHRPQIILSVYAPAVVFLLSRIVYHVIGPTLLEDAGILRIHDVLERLGLLHFSLFALAAASAVLHSAHRASNVLIRKQLRFIVSGLGFGILPFSIFYVTPFLAGRTPSSVSELTVLLMALVPLAFAYSISRYKLIDLEVLIKKAATLVMTFFVIATFYYFVSSQTRIFSENRLNVIILGILAILLGSTLFTPLKKLFQALFDRVIYRRSYEYRKTLFHISKEIGRERDLQDLSQSLLDSIANALSLRTISLLLADEEDPHVFSVLKSHGDRLTPSGELRIGDAMQTRLQEGDFVSYYALQDYQELKPDLEACAAHGYFHILPLKVEDKIIGLLGMGRKIDGTYLTSEDWELLATISASVALALENAYLYNRESIRAREMQRLKDYSENIIESLTVGVTVIDDKGLVIGWNRVMESLFGMKKHTVMNRNLSEVIGGRAFSAVFPSDTQQDYRLLSEIPLEIPRGPAKVFDIARTPLLDNRMQPYGTIIVFEDVTEKINLQRQLLTSEKLASIGLLSAGVAHEINTPLTGISSYVQILQKKLTDTHNTQILEKIETQTDRVGRIIKNLLSFARNPSDESFHKVDLKQSLEEILSLIDYKLKTMNIILELDLDPVPPVNVQGERLQQVFINIFLNALDAMPDGGRLGIELKGSGQEVVIRIRDSGTGIKPEHLPHIFDPFFTTKGIGKGTGLGLSISYGIVQEHAGHISVQSELNKGTVFTISIPMDARAAAAEARHSRRE